The genome window AATGAGGAAGTTGCAAGAAGTGAATCAGATGCTGAATGGTTTGATAAGTGATATTCATGAAGCAACGTCAAATGACATGAAAGCAATGAAGTTAGAGATGGAAGCCATGAAAGCAGACAAAGTTATGAAGGACGAACAACTCAACATGCTATACACTGTTATGGAAAGTCATCTGAACATTGATGTTCATGCTGTCTTCAACAACATTGAAGTCAAAAGGGCTGAAGAACATAGAGTTGAAAGAGAAAGACGATTAGCTGAAGAAGCAACTCAAAGAAGGAAAAGTGTTATAGTTGAGACTCAAGAAGCAGGTGGTTCTTCGAGTCAAGCAGACGTAGAGATGGTTGATGCTGAAGAAGAGCCTAAGGGATCCGTGCTTGTTGGTGAGTCTTCTACTCTATCTTTCGATCTTAATGATATTGTTTGCGGAGTGCAtgttattcaaaaaaaaaaggcGAAAGAAGTGTTATTGTTAAAATGGAAAGATGAAGAAGTagtagaggaagaagaagatgaagaagagaagATTGATGATGAGTTGTTTGATTATATAGACAACAATCCAGAgggtaatgatgatgatgatgatcagggTTCGTCTGGGTTGTTGATTGTGAATCCGTCCGTGCAACAAAAGATTGAAGATTTCCTGAATGATGAGATTAATGAACAGGAGGAGGATCATCAACAGGAGTCCTCTTCATCAGGAAAGCAACACATCGACCAGGTATTCCTCACACAACCAACTGTCATTTATTTACATGCTCGGTATGAGGGGGAGCTAGAGGTGCCTAGGTCTAGGGCGGAGATGTTAGAGGAGTTGGGCTTAGATAATGGGAAATTTAAGTTTGATATTGAAGATGAGATACCTCCATCACCAGAAAGAGAATGTGAGTTTGTATATGCCCAAGAAGCAGATAAGTACAATGAAGTTTTAGTTGAAGAGGCATCTGATTCGTCTGATGAAGAAACAGATTTTCATTACTCTGGTATTGATGAGACATTTCCTTCACTGGCTGAAATGTTCAAAGATCAAAATGAAGACGAAATCCAAAGAAAGATTGTTGAGAAGATAACAACAGAAGGTGTTCCAAGAACTATACCTAGAGAGAATCTTGCTGAAGAGAGAAAGAAGTGGTTTAAAGTTATGCCAAAGGAAAGGAAGTACAAAAGGCCACCACAGTACTTTACGCATGATGCCAACATTTCATGGGGCGACATCTTGTCTTGGGGCTATTTAGAAGGGAGCAAGGCGTACAATATTTCGAGTTCTTGGCAGACATAAAGACCCTCCTATGGTGGGACGTTGATGAGTTGGTCCAAACTAAGAACATAAAGCAATTTTACTATGGTTTGGAAGTGAAGCAACATGACCAACATCTGTGGGATTATGTGAAGCAGCAATCAAAGGCAAGATATCCTGACTGGAAGCCTCAATATCCTAAACAGATTGTTACTATTCTGGAGAATGGGGAGAAGGATATTACTTTGGATGTCAAGCCGCCAAGGTGCTTAAAGAACATGCCTCTAAGAGCTATGGAACAAGATTTTCATGAGGAATTTCAAGGGTGGTTGTACAATGAAAGCACAGAGGAAGCAGTGATCTCGTTATTTGACAAGTCCACAGGGATGTCTCGAAGGATCAGGATATTGGATCCTATGTGGCTTGTTAACTGCTCAAAAAAAGACATCGATTGCTTGTTTTATAACAAGATTGTGTACGAGAAGCGAGACAAAGTGCAAGCGATGCAGTATCAAAAGATAGTGGATATGTGCTTTGCGAAAGACATCAACTCCGGCAGGTATTGGAAGTCTAAGTGGAGAGACTTGGAGATTGATGAATTCTTGAAGAAGTACAAGCGCGAACAGAGATTCAAAGCTATTGCTGAGAAAACTGCACAACTCGGAAAGTTCAAGCTCATGAGACCACCACCAACGGATCAGACACCGATCGAAAAGGAGGAGAACAAGATTCCTAAATGGGACAGAAAGCGTGACGGTGATGCAGTGTACAGAAAATGGTGGATTGAAGAAGGAAGGCTTCTGAGAAGAAAGATGTTAGAAGAAAAAGCAGAACAGAGGAGGCAGAGGGCCAAGGAACGAAGACGTAagaggaaagactgaagactatgctggaaggaactacagctacatccaagggggagtctgttagttcatatgtctgtagcttccgtcagcattGAGTCTTATTTTGTATTGTATATGTCTTTTGTGTATTTGTATGTAAGTGTATGTATTTGTGTATAACGACAACTCAGGGATCGGCGCATAATGTAAATGTGAAGACCGAAGGTTGACtaatgtcatccgatcggatgaccacccgatcggatcaCCACCAGATCGGACGACACATATACCTCCCTgatgtttcctataaatacccagcTTGGGGTAGTCATTTAGAACTTTTGTTCAACTTGTAAGGAACCTCTGCTGGTCTGAGATTCTACCGGTGCTACTGTACTTTTACATCATTCTAATAGAAGATCAGACGGATTTAATCGTTGAATGCGTTGTTTTGATTCTGTGACATAATCAATGGATTCTGCACATTGATCTTGGTCGATTCATCCACGTTCCACACGAACAGATCCTGATCCAAAGGCCTAACAATATG of Helianthus annuus cultivar XRQ/B chromosome 1, HanXRQr2.0-SUNRISE, whole genome shotgun sequence contains these proteins:
- the LOC110929173 gene encoding calponin homology domain-containing protein DDB_G0272472-like, whose product is MSGSDKLYSDLEFPLENVNADKLKNVFKLVEIDVSEIEGPSKEPQSSLIDETLLDPSSIPQEGVDLTKATFEQYIKITEAIIQKDQSTSIPTESVKETEPEGVARDDSSEADNESTETETELDLTTLGRGKAQLKKKPTKKKKGSDEEDSTYTPSVDEQKKLRSKRKAVQTGVISRNVRAKKGGATLPKDQASKSEKHVTTSKVHEAKKVQSVEVPVVEVQQKEGDGDDEVEITVVRASTPPPPPPENLDIPESSQQKKTSLPNMFEGFPNIRGELKDDFILGDEFDMFNNAAVKTLEKKVSKLEKEKSKAEAERDVLKKQVEELTKTNEEIKTVMIKQEKKLKKLKDGVHDNTQLFEILSAENFEMREQMRKLQEVNQMLNGLISDIHEATSNDMKAMKLEMEAMKADKVMKDEQLNMLYTVMESHLNIDVHAVFNNIEVKRAEEHRVERERRLAEEATQRRKSVIVETQEAGGSSSQADVEMVDAEEEPKGSVLVGESSTLSFDLNDIVCGVHVIQKKKAKEVLLLKWKDEEVVEEEEDEEEKIDDELFDYIDNNPEGNDDDDDQGSSGLLIVNPSVQQKIEDFLNDEINEQEEDHQQESSSSGKQHIDQVFLTQPTVIYLHARYEGELEVPRSRAEMLEELGLDNGKFKFDIEDEIPPSPERECEFVYAQEADKYNEVLVEEASDSSDEETDFHYSGIDETFPSLAEMFKDQNEDEIQRKIVEKITTEGVPRTIPRENLAEERKKWFKVMPKERKYKRPPQREQGVQYFEFLADIKTLLWWDVDELVQTKNIKQFYYGLEVKQHDQHLWDYVKQQSKARYPDWKPQYPKQIVTILENGEKDITLDVKPPRCLKNMPLRAMEQDFHEEFQGWLYNESTEEAVISLFDKSTGMSRRIRILDPMWLVNCSKKDIDCLFYNKIVYEKRDKVQAMQYQKIVDMCFAKDINSGRYWKSKWRDLEIDEFLKKYKREQRFKAIAEKTAQLGKFKLMRPPPTDQTPIEKEENKIPKWDRKRDGDAVYRKWWIEEGRLLRRKMLEEKAEQRRQRAKERRRKRKD